A part of Sphaeramia orbicularis unplaced genomic scaffold, fSphaOr1.1, whole genome shotgun sequence genomic DNA contains:
- the LOC115416409 gene encoding LOW QUALITY PROTEIN: mitotic checkpoint serine/threonine-protein kinase BUB1-like (The sequence of the model RefSeq protein was modified relative to this genomic sequence to represent the inferred CDS: deleted 1 base in 1 codon) has translation MMQPLQMNQGPAHNQDQDGTMSHHVDLVQTSGSERDPSRPLQLEDKLNTSQGGVANLSHVTPNTSLGFVQATPSRMLPSPTVNTREALDVIMDMFQAPTLLEETFSNTLMLHASEKEPDPGLTRTGVSSLPKAPPTSAPFTIFQDSDDKENCSSARPAGEEVKPVQALAEIPVSRPCRPNETSPDLMPDDSTMWGAAYNSLNSLAACPNSTSDFAMLAQFVSTPFTHKTFFSSNFSQDQENCDGADGHEEAFVRRQTKKLSPIIEQSPSEEKLSDAVSQLQPLSSTHGTIVGEGLAPPPTCLASSSTTMVQPPPPAVLSFRDHTLCPTDASIQRTVGPGWEVYASPGPDPQSYAKPRGAEPFTIMEDLDRPGSQRVHGPAEDVPMSPESVPRLDWLSVRSPEHAAEPDLDAFLSPRQPKTPQSTTISRTRDVPMSPQLQLYVDVPMSPAPQPPSDTVDEPMMSPDRGAGLSVDVSMTPKTLGTARLEPAPLFSDPWDNELISGLLSALNPPLTSHPHCISWQGNVPNIRPRTTISMGKASLRVDCILGEGAFATVYQATDPMTSERMVLKVQKPANPWEFYINTQLDVRLQPNIRHLYSRLSSAHLFHDGSVLLGELHSYGTLLNVVNLYKCGSDKVMPQPLVLYFSICILHMVEQLHSVNIIHADIKPDNFLLGERFLENKCFDPNNMDHGLVLIDLGQSIDMELFPRGTAFTAACQTSGFQCTEMQSGKPWNYQTDYFGVAGTVYCLLFGTYMQVTTEDGVWRTNAVFRRNPHSDLWLEFFHTLLNVPDCWTLADLTALRQKLTSVLLQNYSSKLSTLKSRLVVLLLENRKAAKR, from the exons TGACCCTAGTCGACCCCTGCAGCTCGAGGACAAACTCAACA cGTCACAGGGAGGCGTCGCCAACCTGTCTCACGTCACTCCCAACACGTCGCTGGGCTTCGTTCAGGCCACGCCCTCACGGATGTTACCATCGCCCACCGTCAACACTCGGGAAGCACTTG ATGTGATTATGGACATGTTCCAGGCTCCAACTCTATTGGAGGAGACGTTCAGCAACACATTGATGCTCCATGCCAGCGAGAAGGAACCTGATCCGGGTTTAACGAGAACTG gcgTGTCCTCATTGCCTAAAGCTCCTCCCACCTCCGCCCCCTTCACCATTTTCCAGGACAGCGACGACAAAGAAAACTGCAG TTCTGCTCGCCCTGCAGGTGAGGAGGTGAAACCGGTCCAAGCTCTGGCTGAAATCCCTGTGTCCAGACCCTGCAGGCCTAAT GAGACGTCTCCAGACCTGATGCCTGATGACAGCACCATGTGGGGGGCTGCCTACAACTCCCTCAACTCTCTGGCTGCTTGTCCCAACAGCACCTCAGACTTCGCCATGTTGGCCCAGTTCGTCTCCACGCCGTTCACCCACAAAACATTTTTCAGCAGCAACTTCTCCCAGGACCAAG AGAATTGTGACGGTGCTGATGGACACGAAGAGGCCTTTGTGAGACGACAAACCAAAAAACTCAG TCCCATCATAGAGCAGAGTCCATCGGAGGAGAAGCTATCCGATGCCGTCAGTCAGCTGCAGCCGTTGTCCTCCACACACGGTACCATTGTGGGTGAAGGTCTGGCCCCGCCCCCCACCTGCCtggcctcctcctccaccaccatgGTCCAGCCCCCCCCTCCAGCCGTTCTGTCCTTCAGAGACCACACACTGTGTCCCACCGACGCCTCCATCCAGAGGACAGTGGGGCCCGGTTGGGAGGTATACGCCAGCCCCGGACCAGACCCCCAGAGTTACGCCAAACCCAGAGGGGCAGAACCCTTCACAATCATGGAGGATCTGGACCGACCCGGCAGCCAACGGGTCCACGGACCAGCGGAGGATGTCCCCATGAGCCCAGAGAGTGTGCCCAGACTGGACTGGCTGTCCGTCAGAAGCCCAGAGCACGCAGCAGAACCAGACCTGGACGCCTTCCTGAGCCCCCGTCAGCCCAAAACCCCACAGAGCACCACCATCAGCAGGACCAGGGACGTCCCCATGAGTCCACAGCTGCAGCTCTATGTTGACGTGCCCATGAGCCCGGCACCACAACCCCCATCTGACACAGTGGACGAACCCATGATGAGTCCTGacaggggggcggggctgagcgTCGATGTGTCCATGACACCCAAGACCCTCGGGACGGCCCGGTTGGAGCCAGCACCGCTGTTCTCGGACCCCTGGGACAACGAGCTGATCTCAGGTCTGCTGTCGGCCCTGAACCCCCCCCTGACGTCCCACCCCCACTGCATCAGCTGGCAAGGAAACGTCCCCAACATCCGTCCCAGGACCACCATCAGCATGG GAAAGGCCTCTCTGCGAGTCGACTGCATTCTGGGAGAAGGAGCCTTCGCCACCGTCTACCAGGCGACAGACCCCATGACCTCGGAGAGGATGGTGTTAAAG gTGCAGAAACCGGCCAATCCCTGGGAGTTTTATATCAACACTCAGCTGGATGTGCGTTTGCAGCCCAACATCCGCCACCTGTACAGCCGCCTCAGCTCCGCCCATCTGTTCCACGACGGCAGCGTTCTGCTCGGAGAACTGCACAGCTACGGAACACTGCTG AACGTGGTGAACTTGTATAAATGTGGGAGTGATAAGGTGATGCCTCAGCCTCTGGTCCTCTACTTCAGTATCTGCATCCTCCACATGGTGGAGCAGCTGCACAGCGTCAACATCATCCACGCAGACATCAAACCAGACAACTTCCTGTTAGGGGAGAg GTTCCTTGAAAATAAGTGTTTTGATCCGAACAACATGGACCACGGCCTGGTCCTCATCGACCTCGGACAGAGCATCGACATGGAGCTTTTCCCACGAGGCACTGCTTTCACCGCCGCCTGTCAGACGTCAGGGTTCCAGTGCACAGAGATGCAGAGCGGGAAACCGTGGAACTACCAG acGGACTACTTTGGCGTGGCGGGGACGGTT TACTGCCTGCTGTTTGGGACGTACATGCAGGTGACCACGGAGGACGGAGTGTGGAGGACCAACGCAGTCTTCAGAAG GAACCCTCACAGTGACCTGTGGTTGGAGTTCTTCCACACCCTCCTCAATGTTCCCGACTGTTGGACTTTGGCGGACCTGACGGCTCTGAGACAGAAGCTGACGTCGGTTCTGCTGCAGAACTACAGTTCTAAGCTGTCCACTCTGAAGAGTCgtctggtggttctgctgctggagaaccGGAAGGCGGCCAAAAGATGA